The following proteins come from a genomic window of Bos mutus isolate GX-2022 chromosome 21, NWIPB_WYAK_1.1, whole genome shotgun sequence:
- the SAXO2 gene encoding stabilizer of axonemal microtubules 2 isoform X2 yields MKTWCLCQICTCGRHHCPHGTTRIYENSGESCATTEYLEKYPSYGSVLPPQSLKPKEEFRAYRGKMEGITTFKSDYRPYEIDKQPRHAPEEYKPKQGVIDLGTTYKRDFNSYKVQPVVIIRPPERQQVKKGKLDTVPTYKDDYRAWDIQKSELFKPQQTYYPPTVRFGNSTTFQDDYVPREIKPRQSCKPSPAVERSTIPFSCNTSHRLDYVPHRPEFNLARPKDSYKPPDQPLEDLTTHRCDFQGLVGETAKICRPAHTKVAQDAPFEGSTEFRDSFQAWALPAPQVQKALEYVPPAGTMQLQSTSHLDYVPHQATRVLPIRPASRRRNHNFPFQGKSTTKQDFPAWESCRQGLIKQEPQIPSPSGKFDGLSTFRSHYVPHELIATESCKPADAPLKRSLPFDDITTYSLEYMPKKLETCPASYPSPPGYLFETTNSQGHKFFRKIAPAVKAF; encoded by the exons GCGACATCATTGCCCACATGGAACCACAAGGATTTATGAAAATTCTGGCGAGTCTTGTGCCACAActgaatatttggaaaaatatccTTCATACGGCAGTGTTCTTCCACCTCAGAGTCTGAAGCCCAAGGAAGAATTTCGAGCATATCGTGGCAAGATGGAAGGAATAACAACATTTAA GTCAGATTATCGTCCTTATGAAATAGACAAACAGCCTCGCCATGCACCAGAAGAATATAAACCAAAACAGGGGGTGATTGATCTTGGCACCACCTACAAACGGGATTTTAATTCTTACAAAGTGCAGCCTGTGGTGATAATTCGGCCTCCAGAGAGACAACAAGTTAAAAAAGGAAAGCTGGACACTGTCCCAACCTATAAAG atgaTTATAGAGCTTGGGACATTCAGAAAAGTGAACTCTTCAAGCCACAACAAACTTACTATCCCCCTACTGTGAGATTTGGAAATTCAACAACGTTTCAGGATGACTATGTCCCTCGGGAGATAAAGCCTAGACAAAGCTGTAAACCCAGTCCAGCGGTCGAACGCTCTACCATCCCCTTTAGCTGTAACACAAGTCATCGCCTTGATTATGTGCCTCATCGACCAGAATTCAATTTGGCAAGGCCAAAAGACAGCTACAAGCCACCCGACCAACCCTTGGAGGACCTCACAACTCACCGATGCGACTTTCAGGGTCTCGTCGGTGAAACGGCAAAGATCTGCAGACCTGCACATACCAAAGTGGCCCAGGACGCTCCATTTGAAGGAAGCACCGAGTTCCGGGACAGCTTTCAAGCGTGGGCACTCCCAGCACCGCAAGTACAGAAAGCGCTGGAGTATGTCCCTCCTGCAGGCACCATGCAGCTGCAGAGCACCAGCCACCTCGACTATGTCCCGCATCAGGCCACGCGTGTGCTTCCCATCAGGCCTGCTTCTCGTAGGAGaaatcataactttcctttccaaGGAAAGAGCACCACGAAGCAAGATTTCCCAGCATGGGAAAGCTGCCGTCAGGGACTCATTAAGCAGGAGCCGCAGATCCCCAGCCCATCCGGAAAATTCGATGGCCTGAGCACTTTTAGGTCTCATTACGTGCCCCATGAACTAATTGCCACCGAGAGCTGCAAACCTGCGGACGCTCCCTTGAAGAGGTCGCTTCCGTTTGACGACATCACCACGTACTCTCTGGAGTATATGCCCAAGAAACTGGAGACCTGCCCGGCTAGCTACCCTTCCCCTCCTGGCTACCTGTTTGAAACTACAAATTCCCAAGGTCATAAATTCTTCCGCAAGATCGCTCCCGCGGTGAAGGCCTTCTAA
- the SAXO2 gene encoding stabilizer of axonemal microtubules 2 isoform X1, protein MIQRTEALPKQEESFLSFKHWRHHCPHGTTRIYENSGESCATTEYLEKYPSYGSVLPPQSLKPKEEFRAYRGKMEGITTFKSDYRPYEIDKQPRHAPEEYKPKQGVIDLGTTYKRDFNSYKVQPVVIIRPPERQQVKKGKLDTVPTYKDDYRAWDIQKSELFKPQQTYYPPTVRFGNSTTFQDDYVPREIKPRQSCKPSPAVERSTIPFSCNTSHRLDYVPHRPEFNLARPKDSYKPPDQPLEDLTTHRCDFQGLVGETAKICRPAHTKVAQDAPFEGSTEFRDSFQAWALPAPQVQKALEYVPPAGTMQLQSTSHLDYVPHQATRVLPIRPASRRRNHNFPFQGKSTTKQDFPAWESCRQGLIKQEPQIPSPSGKFDGLSTFRSHYVPHELIATESCKPADAPLKRSLPFDDITTYSLEYMPKKLETCPASYPSPPGYLFETTNSQGHKFFRKIAPAVKAF, encoded by the exons GCGACATCATTGCCCACATGGAACCACAAGGATTTATGAAAATTCTGGCGAGTCTTGTGCCACAActgaatatttggaaaaatatccTTCATACGGCAGTGTTCTTCCACCTCAGAGTCTGAAGCCCAAGGAAGAATTTCGAGCATATCGTGGCAAGATGGAAGGAATAACAACATTTAA GTCAGATTATCGTCCTTATGAAATAGACAAACAGCCTCGCCATGCACCAGAAGAATATAAACCAAAACAGGGGGTGATTGATCTTGGCACCACCTACAAACGGGATTTTAATTCTTACAAAGTGCAGCCTGTGGTGATAATTCGGCCTCCAGAGAGACAACAAGTTAAAAAAGGAAAGCTGGACACTGTCCCAACCTATAAAG atgaTTATAGAGCTTGGGACATTCAGAAAAGTGAACTCTTCAAGCCACAACAAACTTACTATCCCCCTACTGTGAGATTTGGAAATTCAACAACGTTTCAGGATGACTATGTCCCTCGGGAGATAAAGCCTAGACAAAGCTGTAAACCCAGTCCAGCGGTCGAACGCTCTACCATCCCCTTTAGCTGTAACACAAGTCATCGCCTTGATTATGTGCCTCATCGACCAGAATTCAATTTGGCAAGGCCAAAAGACAGCTACAAGCCACCCGACCAACCCTTGGAGGACCTCACAACTCACCGATGCGACTTTCAGGGTCTCGTCGGTGAAACGGCAAAGATCTGCAGACCTGCACATACCAAAGTGGCCCAGGACGCTCCATTTGAAGGAAGCACCGAGTTCCGGGACAGCTTTCAAGCGTGGGCACTCCCAGCACCGCAAGTACAGAAAGCGCTGGAGTATGTCCCTCCTGCAGGCACCATGCAGCTGCAGAGCACCAGCCACCTCGACTATGTCCCGCATCAGGCCACGCGTGTGCTTCCCATCAGGCCTGCTTCTCGTAGGAGaaatcataactttcctttccaaGGAAAGAGCACCACGAAGCAAGATTTCCCAGCATGGGAAAGCTGCCGTCAGGGACTCATTAAGCAGGAGCCGCAGATCCCCAGCCCATCCGGAAAATTCGATGGCCTGAGCACTTTTAGGTCTCATTACGTGCCCCATGAACTAATTGCCACCGAGAGCTGCAAACCTGCGGACGCTCCCTTGAAGAGGTCGCTTCCGTTTGACGACATCACCACGTACTCTCTGGAGTATATGCCCAAGAAACTGGAGACCTGCCCGGCTAGCTACCCTTCCCCTCCTGGCTACCTGTTTGAAACTACAAATTCCCAAGGTCATAAATTCTTCCGCAAGATCGCTCCCGCGGTGAAGGCCTTCTAA
- the SAXO2 gene encoding stabilizer of axonemal microtubules 2 isoform X3 — protein MPVQQRRSSWRHHCPHGTTRIYENSGESCATTEYLEKYPSYGSVLPPQSLKPKEEFRAYRGKMEGITTFKSDYRPYEIDKQPRHAPEEYKPKQGVIDLGTTYKRDFNSYKVQPVVIIRPPERQQVKKGKLDTVPTYKDDYRAWDIQKSELFKPQQTYYPPTVRFGNSTTFQDDYVPREIKPRQSCKPSPAVERSTIPFSCNTSHRLDYVPHRPEFNLARPKDSYKPPDQPLEDLTTHRCDFQGLVGETAKICRPAHTKVAQDAPFEGSTEFRDSFQAWALPAPQVQKALEYVPPAGTMQLQSTSHLDYVPHQATRVLPIRPASRRRNHNFPFQGKSTTKQDFPAWESCRQGLIKQEPQIPSPSGKFDGLSTFRSHYVPHELIATESCKPADAPLKRSLPFDDITTYSLEYMPKKLETCPASYPSPPGYLFETTNSQGHKFFRKIAPAVKAF, from the exons GCGACATCATTGCCCACATGGAACCACAAGGATTTATGAAAATTCTGGCGAGTCTTGTGCCACAActgaatatttggaaaaatatccTTCATACGGCAGTGTTCTTCCACCTCAGAGTCTGAAGCCCAAGGAAGAATTTCGAGCATATCGTGGCAAGATGGAAGGAATAACAACATTTAA GTCAGATTATCGTCCTTATGAAATAGACAAACAGCCTCGCCATGCACCAGAAGAATATAAACCAAAACAGGGGGTGATTGATCTTGGCACCACCTACAAACGGGATTTTAATTCTTACAAAGTGCAGCCTGTGGTGATAATTCGGCCTCCAGAGAGACAACAAGTTAAAAAAGGAAAGCTGGACACTGTCCCAACCTATAAAG atgaTTATAGAGCTTGGGACATTCAGAAAAGTGAACTCTTCAAGCCACAACAAACTTACTATCCCCCTACTGTGAGATTTGGAAATTCAACAACGTTTCAGGATGACTATGTCCCTCGGGAGATAAAGCCTAGACAAAGCTGTAAACCCAGTCCAGCGGTCGAACGCTCTACCATCCCCTTTAGCTGTAACACAAGTCATCGCCTTGATTATGTGCCTCATCGACCAGAATTCAATTTGGCAAGGCCAAAAGACAGCTACAAGCCACCCGACCAACCCTTGGAGGACCTCACAACTCACCGATGCGACTTTCAGGGTCTCGTCGGTGAAACGGCAAAGATCTGCAGACCTGCACATACCAAAGTGGCCCAGGACGCTCCATTTGAAGGAAGCACCGAGTTCCGGGACAGCTTTCAAGCGTGGGCACTCCCAGCACCGCAAGTACAGAAAGCGCTGGAGTATGTCCCTCCTGCAGGCACCATGCAGCTGCAGAGCACCAGCCACCTCGACTATGTCCCGCATCAGGCCACGCGTGTGCTTCCCATCAGGCCTGCTTCTCGTAGGAGaaatcataactttcctttccaaGGAAAGAGCACCACGAAGCAAGATTTCCCAGCATGGGAAAGCTGCCGTCAGGGACTCATTAAGCAGGAGCCGCAGATCCCCAGCCCATCCGGAAAATTCGATGGCCTGAGCACTTTTAGGTCTCATTACGTGCCCCATGAACTAATTGCCACCGAGAGCTGCAAACCTGCGGACGCTCCCTTGAAGAGGTCGCTTCCGTTTGACGACATCACCACGTACTCTCTGGAGTATATGCCCAAGAAACTGGAGACCTGCCCGGCTAGCTACCCTTCCCCTCCTGGCTACCTGTTTGAAACTACAAATTCCCAAGGTCATAAATTCTTCCGCAAGATCGCTCCCGCGGTGAAGGCCTTCTAA